In Octopus bimaculoides isolate UCB-OBI-ISO-001 chromosome 5, ASM119413v2, whole genome shotgun sequence, a genomic segment contains:
- the LOC106869777 gene encoding S-crystallin SL20-1, translating to MPSYTLYYFNGRGRAEVLRMLFSAAGVQFQDKRIEFSEWSHYKSKAPCRCLPYLEIDSVTKIPESMAISRYLAREFGFHGRTNMDIFRVDYICDCFYDIFHDYMRWFHEKHGRFRTGCCPSLSSCIHHHDRENDMKLRYIDTCRRILPFLEMTLGSFNGGKQFFMGEQIMLCDMMCYCCLEGPMRDNQSLMNGYPNLMALRQRVSSHPKISMYLKKRSHSDW from the exons ATGCCTTCCTATACGTTGTATTATTTCAACGGCCGAGGACGGGCGGAGGTCCTTCGAATGTTGTTCTCTGCAGCAGGAGTTCAGTTTCAGGACAAACGAATTGAGTTTTCAGAATGGAGCCATTACAAAAGCA AGGCACCGTGTCGCTGTTTGCCATATTTGGAAATTGACAGTGTTACCAAAATACCGGAATCCATGGCTATATCTCGATATCTTGCTAGAGAATTCG GATTCCACGGAAGAACGAACATGGATATATTCCGGGTTGATTATATCTGCGACTGTTTTTATGATATCTTTCATGATTACATGAGATGGTTTCATGAGAAACACGGACGATTCAGA ACTGGTTGTTGTCCTAGTCTCAGCTCTTGTATCCACCACCATGACCGAGAA AATGACATGAAACTTCGTTACATTGATACATGTAGAAGAATATTACCGTTTCTGGAGATGACGTTAGGATCCTTCAATGGAGGCAAGCAGTTTTTCATGGGAGAACAG ATTATGCTGTGTGATAtgatgtgttattgttgtttggaaGGCCCAATGCGAGACAACCAGTCGTTAATGAACGGCTACCCGAATCTGATGGCTCTCAGACAGAGAGTATCCAGCCATCctaaaatatctatgtatctgaaGAAACGCAGTCATAGTGATTGGTAA